One region of Takifugu flavidus isolate HTHZ2018 chromosome 14, ASM371156v2, whole genome shotgun sequence genomic DNA includes:
- the smim8 gene encoding small integral membrane protein 8, with translation MSDKDADKGNQSLGEKGYRNPGFRSVQTTTLFRAVNPELFIRPNKPVMAFGLVAITLCVGYLGYMHAMKENDQQLYEAIDSDGERYTRRKTSKWD, from the exons ATGTCGGATAAAGACGCGGATAAAGGCAACCAGAGTCTTGGTGAAAAAGGCTACAGAAATCCCGGATTCAGGAGCGTACAGACCACCACATTGTTCCGAGCCGTCAACCCTGAACTCTTCATTAGACCT AATAAACCTGTGATGGCCTTTGGACTAGTAGCCATCACCTTGTGTGTGGGTTACCTGGGCTACATGCACGCCATGAAGGAGAATGACCAGCAGCTGTATGAAGCCATTGACAGCGATGGAGAAAGATACACGAGGAGGAAAACTTCCAAATGGGACTAA
- the bckdk gene encoding 3-methyl-2-oxobutanoate dehydrogenase [lipoamide] kinase, mitochondrial → MRSGLACAAVEMLSAATCRSRPRLCSLLLAPLTKTVPPTWTTGSFRCRSTSSMQGFSELARERSKTVTSFYNQSAIDISAEKASVRLTLATLLYSGKSPDGHHILSSAKYLHKELPVRIAHRIKGFRSLPFIIGCNPTILQVHELYIRAYHMLSDFPQIEDQDVEARFCKLVQQLLDDHKDVVTMLAQGFKECRKHMTDEAVLRSFLDTTLCSRLGIRMLATHHLALHEDNPDFVGIICRRLSPKKIIEKWVDFARRLCEHQYGNSPRVRINGHVAARFPFIPLPLDYILPELLKNAMRATMESHLNTPYNVPDVIVTIANNDIDFVIRISDRGGGIPHNIVDKVMDYHFSTAEESAQDPRMSSLFDNITNSGNQSNPMHGFGFGLPTSRAYAEYLGGSLSIQSMQGIGTDVYLRLRHIDGKGESFRV, encoded by the exons ATGCGCTCGGGACTCGCTTGTGCAGCGGTGGAGATGCTGAGCGCTGCCACCTGCAGATCCAGACCGAggctctgcagcctcctgctggccCCCCTCACCAAAACAGTTCCACCGACATGGACCACAGGAAGCTTCAGATGTCGGTCTACTTCCTCGATGCAGGGCTTCTCAGAGCTGGCGAGAGAGCGCTCCAAGACTGTGACGTCGTTTTACAACCAGTCGGCAATCGATATTTCGGCAGAAAAG GCCTCGGTGCGTCTGACACTGGCCACCCTGTTGTATTCTGGGAAATCTCCTGATGGCCACCATATTCTG AGCAGTGCCAAATACCTGCACAAGGAGCTTCCAGTACGAATTGCACATCGCATCAAAGGTTTCCGCAGTCTGCCTTTCATCATTGGCTGCAATCCCACCATCCTGCAAGTG CATGAGCTCTACATCAGAGCGTATCACATGCTCAGTGACTTCCCCCAG ATTGAGGATCAAGATGTGGAGGCGCGCTTCTGTAAACTtgttcagcagcttctggatgACCATAAAGACGTGGTGACCATGTTGGCTCAAGGATTCAAGGAGTGTCGTAAACACATGACG GACGAGGCTGTCCTCCGTAGCTTCCTAGACACAACGCTTTGCTCTCGCCTGGGAATCCGAATGTTGGCCACACATCATCTGGCTCTGCACGAAGACAAC CCGGACTTTGTTGGGATCATCTGTAGGCGACTGTCTCCTAAAAAGATCATTGAGAAGTGGGTGGACTTTGCCAG GCGTCTGTGTGAACATCAGTATGGAAACTCTCCCAGAGTGAGAATCAACGGTCACGTGGCCGCTCGCTTCCCGTTCATCCCGCTGCCTCTGGATTATATCCTGCCTGAGCTTTTGAAGAACGCCATGAG GGCCACCATGGAGAGCCACTTGAACACCCCGTACAACGTGCCTGATGTGATCGTCACCATCGCCAATAACGACATTGATTTTGTCATCAG GATTTCAGACCGAGGAGGTGGAATCCCTCACAACATTGTAGACAAAGTTATGGATTACCACTTCAGCACCGCTGAGGAAAGTGCTCAGGATCCTCGCATGAGCAGCCTGTTCGACAACATCACTAACAGTGGGAACCAGTCCAACCCCATGCATGG gtTTGGGTTCGGCTTACCGACATCCCGGGCCTATGCTGAATATCTTGGAGGTTCTCTGTCCATTCAGTCGATGCAGGGCATTGGTACAGACGTATACCTGCGACTGCGCCACATCGACGGAAAAGGAGAGAGTTTCAGAGTGTGA
- the orai2 gene encoding protein orai-2 translates to MSSELNVPMGSPAPGASERAADGGGMDYRDWVRRSYLELVSSNHHSVQALSWRKLYLSRAKLKASSRTSALLSGFAMVAMVEVELEMKYNYPPVLLIAFSVCTTILVAVHLFALLISTCILPNVEAVSNIHNLNSVSESPHERMHHYIELAWGFSTALGILLFLAEVVLLCWIKFLPLDSKEAPPATEATKTSHNSGWQAALASTIIMVPVGVIFLVFTVHFYRSLVRHKTERHHQEIEELHKIKVQLDGHERALQTV, encoded by the exons ATGAGCAGTGAGCTGAATGTTCCGATGGGTTCTCCGGCTCCTGGGGCCTCGGAACGGGCAGCAGATGGCGGTGGGATGGACTACAGAGATTGGGTCCGGCGCAGTTACCTGGAGCTGGTCAGTTCTAACCACCACTCGGTCCAAGCCCTCTCCTGGAGGAAGCTCTACCTGAGCAGGGCCAAGCTCAAGGCTTCTAGCAGAACCTCGGCGCTGCTGTCAGGCTTTGCCATG GTTGCTATGGTGGAAGTGGAGCTGGAGATGAAGTATAATTATCCTCCTGTTCTGCTGATCGCCTTCAGCGTTTGCACAACCATCCTGGTGGCGGTGCACCTTTTTGCTCTGCTGATCAGCACCTGCATTCTGCCCAACGTGGAGGCGGTCAGCAACATCCACAATCTAAACTCTGTCAGCGAGTCACCACACGAGCGCATGCACCACTACATCGAGCTGGCGTGGGGCTTTTCCACGGCTCTGGGAATCCTCCTGTTTCTGGCTGAGGTGGTTCTGCTCTGCTGGATCAAATTCCTCCCTCTTGATTCCAAAGAAGCACCACCAGCGACCGAGGCCACCAAGACCAGTCACAACAGTGGCTGGCAGGCGGCCCTTGCGTCCACCATCATCATGGTCCCAGTGGGCGTGATCTTCTTGGTGTTCACTGTTCACTTTTACCGCTCTCTAGTTCGCCACAAGACGGAACGCCACCACCAGGAGATCGAAGAACTCCACAAGATCAAAGTTCAGCTGGACGGCCACGAGAGAGCCCTCCAGactgtgtga